The Caenorhabditis elegans chromosome I genome includes the window AACGTTGATTTCCAACGAGTCCTTGACGCATAGCATCCTGAAGGGTGACGGTGACGTGGTTTCCATCAGCTCCACCTTCCTGTCCTGGACGACCAATTCTTCTTGTACGGTCAAGCTTCTTGGCAGGGGTCACGAGTGCTGGTGGAACGTTGAGAAGTCCAAAGACCTTGAGAGCTCCACGCAAGGTGATGAATCCTTGCTCGTAAGCTTCCTTGGTAGACAGCTCGTGCTTGGTGTTCTTGTTGAAGAAGACTCCCTTGACTGGATCAATGATTCCACTGGAAACAGCACGAACCAAGTTAAGCTCATATGCTCCTCTATCATTCTTGATTCCAACTGGTGTAGTAAGAAGTTCATGAAGAGCAACTTCAATGAGGTTCTTGGCACGATCGTCGGTGATCAAAAACGACTCCTGAGTCTGAAGATCGACAACACGCTCGGCGTTCGGAATGATGACTCCGGCTTCGACGGCTTCGTTAAAACTGAGATTCTGGCTGGTCTCGGTGTTGCGAATTCCACGAATGTTGAAGATGGAGTGACGAACTCGTTTGGTGAGAAGTCCTTCATGAACAGCTTCTGGGATTGTGAACTCCTTCTCATCCTTCTCAAGAACAATCTTTCCGTTTGGAAGGAGAAGTCCTCTTTCCATAGCTTCAGAGATTGAGATGACATCATTCTCATTTGGATCCACAATATGACGAACTTCAGCATCAATGAGTCCAGCGACAATAGCCTCCAAAAGTGTGTAGCGTTGTCCAAGGATACCCCGATCAACGAAGTATCCGCTGGAGTCGACGAGCTTGTTCTGGGCGGCCTCTTCAAGAGTCAACGCCTTTCCGATGAGCCCATCTTGGTGAGCTTCCTTGAGAGACATGCTCTGACGACTGGCAAGGTTGGTGTACTTTCCATCTTTGACTCCAATGACATTCCTGACAAGAGCAGCTCCAAGTGGAACTCTCTTCTTCTCATCATCAGTCATCTGGACAATCTCAACGACATCGTTGTTGATCAATCCAGTTCTCTTGGAAACAGCATCTCTGAGCTTGAACGAGTCATTCGAGTTACGATCATTGAACTCAGCATTGTTGGCATTGATGAACCCATTCTCAATAGCATCGGTCAACGAAGTTCCAATTGTGGTCACATGTTCTGGATTCTCAATTGAGAGGTATCCGTGGTAGATTGCAGCCCAAAGCTGAAGTTCCATATCAGTGGTCCTTCCCTTGAAAACTCCAGTCTGTGGATCAACCATTCTCTTCTCGAGAGCATTGGCGAGAGAAGTTGGTGGAAGCTTCATGATCTTCTCCTTGATGAGCTTCAAGACAGTCTCCCAGTTGGCAATTCCCTTTGACATGAGATCACTCTGAGAGAGAATCTCTCCAGTGTGAATATCACGGAATTGACGGATGTTAGAATCGTAGAGTCCAATGCGGATAGCCTCAGAAAGAGTGATTGGCTGTCTGGTTTCAGGGTGATGAATTCCCCAAGTCGTGTTGAGCACAGTCGGAAGATCCTGCTCAACAAGTCCATACTTTGCCGCCTCTTCGAGCGACATAACAGACGCAGATGGAATATCAAAGAATTGTCCGGCAGCGGTCAAGTTTCCTTGACGGATCGCCTCAATGAAGGTGAGCACCTCTCCAGTCTTCTTGTTCAGATTGCCTTCCATCTCGTAGAACTGAGTATTGGTGATGGTTTCCTCGGCGAACGTCTGCATCTCATCCTCGACTTCAGAGATCTTAGCACGATCTCCGATGGGGTCAACGATTTCCCACTCATCTCCAGCTGACGTGACGACTGGCTCAATGTTCATAGTGGGCTTTTGGATTTTGAGGTCGAAGTCtggcttctgaaaattaaaaaggattATTGGAGAAAGAGCGCAGAGATTAGGGAAAGATGTATCTAGACTAAAACCAACACCACTAGATACATGCAAGTTTAGAGTATGTCTACCAAACTATTTCCCAAGGAGAAAGAgaggtttaattttttagaattaaaaacgtttttttttaaataagttttttaaaaaaataagagaaaaaggTTTAAGATGTTAGTTGGATCACACTGCAAATCATCACtgcaatcaaaaaaaagagcaaactCCATTCAAACGCCTACCTTTCTCCTCTTCTCCTCTTCCTCTCGCCGCCGTCTCTCCTCTTCCTCCCGTCTCCTCCGATCCTCCTCATCCTGCCGTCTCTTCCGATCCTCAGCCTCTCTCCTCCGACGTTCCTCCTCCTCACGTCGCCGCCGCTCGGCTTCTTCAGCCTCACGACGTGCTCGTTCAGCGTCTTCGGCCATACGACGTGCCCGATCGGCATCGTCCTTGGCCCGGCGACGCGCCTCGGCGTCTTCACGCTCTCGGCGCAGACGTTCAGCGTCTTCGAGTGCTTTGAGGCGAGCCGCCTCGAAAGCACGGCGCTTCTCCTCCTCTTCAGCACGACGACGATCTTCTTCTTCCTGTTCAGAATGATGTTGTGTtgggaaaagaaaaattgaaatgaaaatagaGATTTCGGTGATTAAATTGGGGGTGAGacacacactacaaactattAGATTCGGAGAAgctccaaaaattggaaactcaaagaaacaaaacactcacactcacacacacacaacatATAGattaggttactgtaggtacTGTAGGTACCTACTAGGTAGATCACATAGGGCTAGAAGACAAAAAGATACAGAGATTGTagaaagaaaatcgaattcaAAGAACAGTGTTTGGGTTGGGTTGGTTGAGAGTATGTTGGAGCGGGGgctgatttttcaattgtttcattatttttaagacaaaaaactgaaaatcttgGATAGACGTACACAACAAACAGGCCAAAAGCATGAGAGACTGGATTTTGAGAGCAAAAGGGGGATTATGGCTTGAAAAAGATGGCTATTTTAAAAGCGTACATAGTAACTCGAAGCTTGAAAGTTTGAGCTTGAAGCCTGAAAAAACAGCTTGAAGAGCTTGAATAGAACAGAAGAGCTTGAAACTTAGATTTTGTGAAAGTTGTCTTATTCTGttggaaattccaatttcttcatgttttctacactaaaataatgactttttttgccatttttttccaaaaattcgagttttcctagattttttgagtaaaaaaatatataatttttcctcAACTTTTAAGCCTTAATTACAATTTTATCACAATTTCTATgccaaaattcatatttttcaaaaatttccgattcaGAAAGCAAAAATTTCTTCATGTTTTCTACATAAAAATGCAcgttttttaacaattttttgaagctgaaattcggttttttcttAGGCTTTTCTggttaaaattataattttttttacaatttttatgccgaaattcacatttttcaaaaaatttcaaacccaAAAAGTATTAATCTTTCATGATTTCTAAGCCAAAATCAACgttttttcacgatttctGGCCAAAAAGTGCtcgtttttcacaattttttaattaaaatacccaatttcaagccaaaaaaacCTCCCTAAAACATGTCAAAATCCACGTGCGTCTACAAGTGTGTGGGTGAGAGAGCGGAAATAAGCCATACAACATGAacatgaaatattaaaaaaaaaagaacctaGGAacatcgaaaattaaaaatacattctATCGGCGGGTGgcacaaaaaaatgagaaggGTCATACATATTAAAAATCTACACACATATTACGAGAATATAAGAGAGAAATGAGTTAAGCACACTTACACACTCATTTAAATAGTTAATTGAATCTGAAatgttggctgaaaattctgattacCTGGTGGAGAGAGCGTTGAATCCGTTTGTTAATAAAGTTTCACTCATTttagttcagttttttttttggtggtggtggtgcattttcagatatttttccacacacaaattttttcaggggCGGCTTCTGCTAAACTCAAGAAAAGCGTGACGTGTGAGGCTGTGTGTGTGTAGTTTAACAcatagaaaaactgaaaaaaagctgTGGAAAATCCTGCAAAAATCCGGCTGGCTGGCTGAAACTGATTAATTTCGAGTTGTGGGTGGTCGGGAGATTTGGGTGTCGGGGGGAGAATTAGGcgttaaaaaactcaaaaaatgctgctgtgattttgcaacaaaaaaaactgaaaagtgtTAAGGTTTTggtattgttgttttttgtttttgcgaGGGGGATTAAAAAGTGCTctgaattcgatttttttttgaagaaaaaatttagaagacAATGAATGAATCTATTAATTATTGTAACATAAATGTAACGGCGGGACTTTGAACTATCACCATCTAACACTAGAATACCAAAGCTTTGTGCTAAAAGTGAGGGGAGAATGCTCCGGAAAAGTGGATTTTCTGGtcgaaaatccaatttccaaCGCTTTTCCCCCACTAAAACATACCAAAATCTACCACCAACGGCCTATGGGACTGAGGGACACCCGAACTGTGTTGTGATTTAGGAAGGCAAGAGATGATGAGAGATAtgagaaatatcaaaaactcgATAACTAACCTGCTTCTGACGTTTCCAGTTCTGGATGAGCACTTGCATTGTGTTGCGGCGTTCCAGGATCAGGGAGCTCAGTTGAGCAAATCGACGGTTCAGGAGCTGAAAGTAGAGAGTTTTTTGTATTCATAGGAATATCAGGAACTAAATCAGTTAGAAGCCATTTCCAAAAGTTATAAACGCGCCGCCGGCAACGTCAATGCACCAGCGCCGGCGGCGGTGCACTCTGTTTTGGACGCCGCTGCCGCCGGCGTCATGGAATTCAGAGCCCTAATTTCGAGCCCTATAAGCCATAAATTCTATGATTTTTAGGTTTCCAATTGGGTTTTAAATCCGCCGCCGGCAGCCAATTTCTCTTTGCAATGCGTCACTGCCGGCGGCGGCACACGAGGAATTCAGCGCCCTAATTTTGAACCCGGTCAGTCAcaaatttaatgattttgacacaaaaattcaagtttccgATAGGGATCAAAAAAGGCCGGCGGCCAAATTCTCTTCAATGTGCCAGCGCCTGCGGCAGCGGGTTGAAATGCTGCACCGCCGCCGGCAGACAACTTCTCAACGCGCAAGTGCCGGCGGCGGCCGTCACGGAACTTAGAGCGCTAATTTTGAGCCCTAACAATtacaaattcaataattttgacgcaaaaattcaagttcCAAATGTTCTTCAGCGAGCCTGCGCCGGCGCCGGCGTCCTAGTGTCtaagcaatttttcagctagaaaTTCCTACCTCAAGCTCCTCAGTAACAATCTGTGATCCATTCTTCGGCTGTGGCTTAGTACGACGGAATTCCGACTTGATACCGGGTCCGTGGATTCCAACAATTCCATCAGAGTACTGTCCGAGTTTCGCGTCGAAAATCTTGGCTTCATGAATGAACCGACCACCCTCCTTGTTCACGTGCTCAATCGCTTGAGTGTGCTCTTGAAGGTTTGTGTATTCGGCGATGAGCATGTCGAGTTGCTGTTGGTATTGCTCAGGGCGGAGCTCTTCTGGCTTTCTCAGACGATTGATCGTCTCCTCGACAGTGTCCAACCACGACATTTCAGTCTCGTACTCGGATCGGTAGACCATTTGGATTTGGAGGGCACTTTCGACGGCGAGCAAGCGAGAAGCTATTTGGGAGTTCACATTTTCCCAGCGGACATTCAGCTTTTGCACCTCGTCTTCGATGGCGTCAACGTCAGGATGGCTGGAAATAAGAACTTGAAGCCGAgtctcttttttaaaattgtcatGAATTTCCGAcacgaaaaaccaaaaaaaaactttaaaaaaaactcactgtcCCTCGTTAATACGGGTTCTCGAGACGTGTTGACGGAGAAGTGCAACATTCCTGTTGAGTTGGTCAATGACGGTTTGTTGTTGCTGAAAATCGGCCAAGTTTAAGtcaaaaatcctcaaattatcactgaaaaatgctcattttgagCCCCCAACTTGCTCACCTTGAGCACCATGTTAATCTCGAGCAACTGCGAGTGGTGTCCTCGCAGTTTATCGAGCGCAGCCGGCAGATCGTCGAATGAGTTCAACGTAATCTCGTGTTGCCTCACGATGTCAGCGACTTCGACCATTCCATTCAGAACCGACTCCAATACCTGAAACATTAAACTTTCTTGTTTGAAATAAGTTCCTTAATTTCCCACCTTGATTCGCTCGACGTACATCCTTGACAAATCCCACAAGTCATCCCAAAGCCCATTCAAGCGGTCATGATTGACACGCTGGGTTGGTGTTGGATTCGGAAGTTGACGGAAGAGCTCCTTGACATTGGCCACGTCACTGTCCAAGGCTTGAAGAGCATCCTCAAATCTCTTGTGAGCATGAATGACTCGTTCAAGATCTTCCGGCGATCGGGAGATTGGCTTTCCGACAGCATCATTAAGCTCACGCCAAGCTTCCTCCAACTTCTTCAGCAACTCGGCCATCTTCTGATCGTACTGAGAAGCCCAATCTGGCTCTGGAGGCTTTTGACTCGCATTGAGCAAGTTCCAGAAGTGCTCGTTGGTTCTTCGGAGCTCTTCGCGAAGACGCAACGCCAATGGATCATTTGGATCGAGCTCGCTGAGCAGTTTGTTAGCATCATCGTTCAGTGCCTTCATGATAGCGTCACGTTGATCAGGGTCAATCGAGTTGAACGTGTCGAGATCCCATCCtctgaaaaaatgcatttttataaaagaacagttaaaaaaagaaaataataataactcACTGAATAGTTCTCATCGTGTTGAGCACCATGTTGAATCGAACCATCCTGTGTTTCTTGTCCCAGAGCTTCTTGAGCTTCTCGAATTGTTGAAGAAGTCGGTTCAAGAGTGCAGTGAGACGAGCATCAGTCGGTGGGATACGGAAAACCACTGATGGGACTTGTCCCTCGGCTCCAGAGATGTCACGAATCGTCCACTTGATCAAATCAGAGTTGTCCAGAAGGTAGACATCATCTCCAGCCTTGATCGTCACATTCTCATCGGAATAGTCACAGAGTGCGGTAACCTTGATCGGATGCGGGATACGTTCTCCTCTCTGCCAGAGTGGTGAGATGCTTGCACATCGCTCGGTGAGAGCCATGAGCACTTGATGATACTTGTTGAGAATCTCCTTGATCTCGTCGAGCTCCCGCAAGAATCGTTCTCCTTCTTCCAACGAGAAGTCCGTCCGATTGTAGTTGTTCTCAAGCCTGACGGATTGCTCCTGGATCCAGGCTTCAGCGTCGGAAGCCTCCTCCATAAAGGACTTGAGGTTGAGCGCATCTCTGAGGTGCTCCTCAAGGCACTTGCTTAACGCAAGAAGCCAATCCCATTGACTTTGCATTTGTCGGAGATAGACTTCGATGACACGAATCGCTGGATGTCCCTGATTGAGAAGAGCCGCTCCTTGATTGTGCACATCATTGTACTGCTTCTCACGGAGTTCCATCTCGTGGAGCAGCTGCTTGTAGTAGTTGGTGAGCATCGGAAGATCCAACTGCTTGATATCACTCCAGTTTCTGGTGACCTCAATGGATTCTCTCTCGGAAACCCAAATGAGCTCGAGTTGAGCAGCACGGACAAAAGCGATGAGGGAGTCCAAATCGAGCATTCTTCCGGCAGACAGGTCACGGAGTTGTTGGTATTCACTCTCGAGCACGCGAAGAAGCTCGCAATACTCATAAGTGTCCTCCGCCGAGACTTCAGCTTGTCTCGCAATGCATTCATCAACATTTTGACGGAAGTCCTGGATGTCTCGATTGTCAAACTTGTGTTGCTCAAAGACGTGCTCCAATGTTTCCAAGTCCTCCAGGAACTCCATGGTCGTGAGCTTCTCCATACGAACACGAACCCACTCGATGCACTCCTCAACACGACTGAACGATGTCTTTCTCATATTTTCGAGTCTCTGCTGATTTTCCTTGTGAAGACTGTCAGTTCGGACGCCAAGGCGAACCAGAATCTGATTCGTCAGACGATCCAGGTAGGTTGTTCTTCGCTGATGAAGTCCGTACACTTGTTTGTAGAAATCGTTGGCTTCCGGATGTTGCATCGATTTCAGCTCTTCAACGTCTTCAAAGAATCTGGCGATCGGGCTCTCGAGAGCATTCAAATCGTCGACAATCTCCGAGACGGTACGCTCAACGGCTGCCGGTGGTGATGTGTCGACGCGAGCCTCCACATCCTCGATTCTCTTCAGAATCAGGTCGAGCTTTTCGTTGGTGATGCCAATGCCGCGGGCAAGGCGGCTGAGAAGGTCGTTCGAGTTGCCCTGAAATAagatgattttgatttttttaggaGCATAGTATAAGTTAATTGGGGGATCGGAACTCCCGATTCGGAAGATCAGAAATTTCGGAAGAAACATGCCACATTCGGTATTTTTACATGcgtttaaatatttaaatattagtttttataATACAAAGACAATATTTGTTAGTACTACACAAATCACCTCCTGAATACGATGTCTCTCGAGAACATCAAACCTCCGATCTATCGAGTTCTGAAGCTCATTCCACACCCGTTGAAGCTCCGGAGCACTCAGCTCGTGTGGGATCGCAAAGAGCTCCGTCGACCTCATCACCTTCTCCAAGTGTTCATAGACAAGTGTCAACCGTCGCTTCTGCTCTTCTCTCGGCGGTAGATCATCCTCTCGGAATCGTTGAAGCTCGTAGATGAGCTCCGAAGCAGTTCCCTGGAGGTGACGATCGTCGACGAGCTGGATAGCTCGAACCACCCACTCACGCCATTCATAGGCCTCTTCAATGTACTCTTCTTGCACTTTTTGCAGCTAAAAACGTTTGTTAGATGTACATATACATACACAGAAGACATAAAGACAAAAAGACACGGTTATCACATATATTCCGAACTACCTCTATTTATAGTGCACATTGCACTACACATAGAAGTACTACAGCTAGACGTACACGAGACAAGAAGTGGCCAGTTTTATATTGAAAGTTctaaagttgaaaaacttcaatttccaccaatttttcggtgaaaaaaaaacccaaaagcccagtctaaaaaaaactcactctgcTCATCTCCGGCTCGTGTGGAAGAGCATTGTAGAGTGACGAGACGTAGGTGATAATCGACTTCTCGTCTGGATTGTTGGTGTCAACGTCTTCGGCATCAAGAAGACGTTCGACTCCGAATTCGCGGTCCGCCGCGGCGAACGCGTTGTTCAGGCGTTCAGTGTTGGAAACTGAGTCCGAactgatctgaaaattaaaaactgaattaattGATAAGCGATTTTAGGCTTTTATAGGCCTTTTTATCtgtattttcagcaattttcagtcttttcaagcaattttaatcttattttttagTGCCGTTAACCTTATTTTCAGTGACTTTCGCCAAATTTTAGCAGTTGTAAgccaattttcttttgatttttagtaaTTTAAAGCTCATTTCTAGCTCATTTTGCTCGATTCTACCCATTTTAAGTCATTTATTGGCACTTTCAAGCttaatttttgcgatttctgCTCACTTTTAAGCCATTTTGCGACAATGTTAAgcttttttcagtgattttaaACCTATTCCTTTGTTGCTCGTTTTCGACGtattgaacagttttttttgaaattttaaacaagttttcagctgttttgctttttgaaactaattttaagcatattttctgagatttttgctCAATTCCTAGCGATTTTAAGCAATTTCCTAgcaattt containing:
- the vab-10 gene encoding Nesprin-1 (Confirmed by transcript evidence), yielding MSTPRRPHNQDNVFYDSEDDDDAEFRSSTWNFIENSNRSFSATTTPRSVGYFNGNGGRGSANGVETRTAFREFPTVPISATRTASTYQFHYVTRRVSSTGARHTTVELEHSSRDLGAAQQEPQKVVQREIPVQMVGNGGSSAHSYSRFSLANDVIQRYSSQTSSGISPHQRLSSYSLHSIVDERDNVQKKTFTKWVNKHLSKTDHKIDDLFVDLRDGYALIALLEALTGERIQKENGYTRFHRIQNVQYCLDFLKKKNIKLVNIRPEDIVEGNGKLTLGLIWTIILNFQVSVIRQRLLLESSQHEQMSAKHTTTNSQVSLHGSDATSARDALLQWARRVTAGYPRVNVNNFSSSWRDGLAFNAILHRYRSSAIDWNKISSDSVSNTERLNNAFAAADREFGVERLLDAEDVDTNNPDEKSIITYVSSLYNALPHEPEMSRLQKVQEEYIEEAYEWREWVVRAIQLVDDRHLQGTASELIYELQRFREDDLPPREEQKRRLTLVYEHLEKVMRSTELFAIPHELSAPELQRVWNELQNSIDRRFDVLERHRIQEGNSNDLLSRLARGIGITNEKLDLILKRIEDVEARVDTSPPAAVERTVSEIVDDLNALESPIARFFEDVEELKSMQHPEANDFYKQVYGLHQRRTTYLDRLTNQILVRLGVRTDSLHKENQQRLENMRKTSFSRVEECIEWVRVRMEKLTTMEFLEDLETLEHVFEQHKFDNRDIQDFRQNVDECIARQAEVSAEDTYEYCELLRVLESEYQQLRDLSAGRMLDLDSLIAFVRAAQLELIWVSERESIEVTRNWSDIKQLDLPMLTNYYKQLLHEMELREKQYNDVHNQGAALLNQGHPAIRVIEVYLRQMQSQWDWLLALSKCLEEHLRDALNLKSFMEEASDAEAWIQEQSVRLENNYNRTDFSLEEGERFLRELDEIKEILNKYHQVLMALTERCASISPLWQRGERIPHPIKVTALCDYSDENVTIKAGDDVYLLDNSDLIKWTIRDISGAEGQVPSVVFRIPPTDARLTALLNRLLQQFEKLKKLWDKKHRMVRFNMVLNTMRTIQGWDLDTFNSIDPDQRDAIMKALNDDANKLLSELDPNDPLALRLREELRRTNEHFWNLLNASQKPPEPDWASQYDQKMAELLKKLEEAWRELNDAVGKPISRSPEDLERVIHAHKRFEDALQALDSDVANVKELFRQLPNPTPTQRVNHDRLNGLWDDLWDLSRMYVERIKVLESVLNGMVEVADIVRQHEITLNSFDDLPAALDKLRGHHSQLLEINMVLKQQQTVIDQLNRNVALLRQHVSRTRINEGHHPDVDAIEDEVQKLNVRWENVNSQIASRLLAVESALQIQMVYRSEYETEMSWLDTVEETINRLRKPEELRPEQYQQQLDMLIAEYTNLQEHTQAIEHVNKEGGRFIHEAKIFDAKLGQYSDGIVGIHGPGIKSEFRRTKPQPKNGSQIVTEELELLNRRFAQLSSLILERRNTMQVLIQNWKRQKQEEEDRRRAEEEEKRRAFEAARLKALEDAERLRREREDAEARRRAKDDADRARRMAEDAERARREAEEAERRRREEEERRRREAEDRKRRQDEEDRRRREEEERRRREEEEKRRKKPDFDLKIQKPTMNIEPVVTSAGDEWEIVDPIGDRAKISEVEDEMQTFAEETITNTQFYEMEGNLNKKTGEVLTFIEAIRQGNLTAAGQFFDIPSASVMSLEEAAKYGLVEQDLPTVLNTTWGIHHPETRQPITLSEAIRIGLYDSNIRQFRDIHTGEILSQSDLMSKGIANWETVLKLIKEKIMKLPPTSLANALEKRMVDPQTGVFKGRTTDMELQLWAAIYHGYLSIENPEHVTTIGTSLTDAIENGFINANNAEFNDRNSNDSFKLRDAVSKRTGLINNDVVEIVQMTDDEKKRVPLGAALVRNVIGVKDGKYTNLASRQSMSLKEAHQDGLIGKALTLEEAAQNKLVDSSGYFVDRGILGQRYTLLEAIVAGLIDAEVRHIVDPNENDVISISEAMERGLLLPNGKIVLEKDEKEFTIPEAVHEGLLTKRVRHSIFNIRGIRNTETSQNLSFNEAVEAGVIIPNAERVVDLQTQESFLITDDRAKNLIEVALHELLTTPVGIKNDRGAYELNLVRAVSSGIIDPVKGVFFNKNTKHELSTKEAYEQGFITLRGALKVFGLLNVPPALVTPAKKLDRTRRIGRPGQEGGADGNHVTVTLQDAMRQGLVGNQRYVHGKVDLSLEEALNRGLLDPNSQWIMPDQSKGDGPTIEEKTTETMTETGQQLAPKYFPDKNIEESVTTVKRVRTTETTALGGPGGVSVYRSIAGGKGALEVPSRGYHIYEAERKGLIDLTNGKISAPNVDRVLSFAEGIELGIIDATTIQVSTGGRSVSVKEALEKKIMESDGSVNGRNIEQAVEAKTIVIDAEPLVPYNNQSKNIIQIPSGNGPIISFRQVGQPVVEESTQSWEFDTQQGVFVDNLTGEKLSLERALATGKVAPEDISVRDGLTGREMPLEEAEKWGIIDSKNRYYFDKSQNKRMSYTEAAQQHLMYLTGGVPENASDAVHTTVKVQTRTAVAKKEALSSGLPLSDYSLGKALSLGWYDQSAGTFTHPETQKQLTLKEAIMKGLFDPYDTTIVDKKAGKEISLLEAIREEIVDDNAGTVKDTQTGRVHNFLEAGNLGLVKGKNFGDTLDSSLFSGRLDLGSGSYTRPSGGSSMPIHEAINRNYVDRSSVSVRDPSSGQQYSYQEAVDRRIVDADRGLIHGGGDSTSFSQGLTSGHLVSSGSSRPTSGNQSRLVEQRLQLTPFAPNGGAGRSRDGRHELVDLGGGQQVQVKVVRGEGGVEKGEYTDPKSGMKFTIQMHGDPVVTETKTSVKSTSQVHSVELEPHAEFVGIDRVRDKRNNHVYSLEEARRLGLAKVDKKGKQMTRSYQAFRSNIDNAVNNGVVDSHNQKISLENAIHARIIDIRNLSYHHPTHGSVDLKTAASQGLVDVTLSEVLPKGIIHPGTGERIDIKRGIELRIIDAATGKVRDPRDNKTITWIDILKPVYQAIASEGVFDPTKGHHVPVTTALNDGLINASTGNYRNSITGEDVPLSDTVDRGLIDRSTYETITKPFFTDYRSNRKLNLVEAVRERLIDPKNRTIQLSRQSIVPIAKAVQDGRIPMEIGEKLRKVDKLNFAEALGKGLIDSKQNVFTDPDTGRQMSIAQAIQEGFIDTGSVQGIEGNDESNLFNVLQSSDFDETSGRIYDKKSSLHLTFNDAVRRGVIDGDSLLHLQATGDLLTLRDALHQNKIDSNGKFVEGANRLKISDAVKSGRLTVIASPSEAVQAVTEGVKRRDAEGYKFRISEYDDSQAQRQSVPKFRETVTVSKLTPQYNEPGLSVRMRQSTTSIGDRASKFLEDPSQLAEIQQDFLSSLEAAQFDTDEKVIEHPHTRQRVSVREAAETGLLDVQTGEIVNPDNGRRFSIPRAVHMKLVGGDAAKRIMEQLNMPVEEVAYATQTITSSTHRAPSPVFATASVSQPSGGATTTREFTRTINWHGQPSELRNSQTDPLAAYTTVSSNVTESTEDAPAWARKQ